In the genome of Kitasatospora cathayae, one region contains:
- the infA gene encoding translation initiation factor IF-1, with amino-acid sequence MTKTTNGIEAEGTVIECLRNANFKVELPNGHIVLAHISGKVRKNHIKILPHDRVLVELSPYDLTRGRIRFRYRN; translated from the coding sequence ATGACCAAGACGACGAACGGCATCGAAGCCGAAGGCACCGTCATCGAGTGCCTGCGCAACGCCAACTTCAAGGTGGAGCTCCCGAACGGGCACATCGTGCTCGCCCACATCAGCGGGAAGGTCCGGAAGAACCACATCAAGATCCTCCCGCACGACCGGGTACTCGTGGAGCTCAGCCCCTACGACCTCACCCGCGGCCGGATCCGCTTCCGCTACCGCAACTAG
- a CDS encoding AraC-like ligand-binding domain-containing protein, whose amino-acid sequence MAAGSVFRGEGVSAKERFDCWRELIGRTRASEMTSAHADDFRAEMRRLELGPVTLLRSSFPPTRFRRTAAMVRRSDPGVYHLTMPLGGGLSLTRGAEEGTRMFGPGDLYLVDSSHPYDVRAVGVRAGGRREQRTEAVGVDFPVSLLPLPPQRLRGLLGRGFSAREGTCALLSEFLVGLDRQAAVLGPAEAPRLGTVVVDLVAAWLARELDAEAVLPDDARRRALAQSVRAFVRRHLHDPELSPSTIAAAHHVSVSHLHRVFTQQSRDGVTLAAWIRGQRLERARRDLADPALRALPVHAVAARWGIPRASDFSRSFRAVYGLSPREHRQRALAVDVNGEGGA is encoded by the coding sequence GTGGCCGCGGGAAGTGTGTTCCGGGGTGAGGGGGTGTCCGCGAAGGAGCGGTTCGACTGCTGGCGGGAGCTGATCGGGCGCACCAGGGCCAGCGAGATGACCAGTGCCCACGCCGACGACTTCCGGGCGGAGATGCGGCGCCTGGAGCTGGGGCCGGTGACGCTGCTGAGGTCCTCGTTCCCGCCCACCCGGTTCCGGCGCACCGCCGCGATGGTGCGGCGCTCGGACCCGGGGGTGTACCACCTGACGATGCCGCTCGGCGGCGGGCTGTCGCTGACGCGTGGCGCCGAGGAGGGGACCCGGATGTTCGGGCCCGGTGACCTGTACCTGGTCGACAGCTCGCACCCGTACGACGTGCGGGCCGTCGGTGTGCGCGCCGGCGGCCGCCGGGAGCAGCGGACCGAGGCCGTGGGCGTCGACTTCCCGGTGTCGCTGCTGCCGTTGCCGCCGCAGCGGCTGCGCGGTCTGCTGGGGCGGGGGTTCTCGGCGCGGGAGGGCACGTGTGCGCTGTTGTCGGAGTTCCTGGTCGGTCTGGACCGGCAGGCCGCCGTCCTGGGGCCGGCCGAGGCGCCCCGGCTGGGGACGGTCGTGGTGGATCTGGTGGCCGCCTGGCTGGCCCGGGAGCTGGACGCGGAGGCGGTCCTGCCGGACGACGCCCGGCGGCGGGCGCTGGCGCAGAGCGTGCGGGCCTTCGTCCGGCGTCATCTGCACGATCCCGAGTTGTCGCCTTCGACGATCGCCGCCGCGCACCACGTTTCGGTCAGCCATCTGCACCGGGTGTTCACCCAGCAGTCGCGGGACGGCGTGACGCTGGCCGCGTGGATCCGCGGCCAGCGGCTGGAGCGGGCGCGCCGTGACCTCGCCGACCCGGCGCTGCGCGCCCTGCCGGTCCACGCCGTCGCCGCGCGCTGGGGCATCCCGCGGGCCTCCGACTTCAGCCGTTCGTTCCGGGCCGTGTACGGGCTCTCGCCGCGCGAGCACCGGCAGCGGGCGCTGGCCGTCGATGTGAACGGCGAGGGCGGCGCGTAG
- a CDS encoding SAM-dependent methyltransferase, translating into MTATEHGPAQPAGPRIRQDIPHSARMYDYFLGGKDNFAVDREAAERVLTAFPTMRTAVRANRTFMHRATRALARRGLRQWLDIGTGIPTSPNLHEVAQAVEPSARVVYADNDPVVLAHSRALMTSTPQGRTAYVHGDVRDPAAILTTPQVAQTLDLTRPVVLSMIALLHFVPDLEEAHAIVRHLLDPLPAGSALVLSHATAELDPPGATKVEEIYNQAGTSLRLRPEAEFATFFEGLDLLDPGIVPAHRWHPEGTDDDADPLPATVTDAQVSFYAAVALKP; encoded by the coding sequence ATGACCGCGACCGAGCACGGCCCCGCGCAGCCCGCGGGGCCGCGGATACGCCAGGACATCCCGCACAGCGCCCGGATGTACGACTACTTCCTCGGCGGCAAGGACAACTTCGCCGTCGACCGCGAAGCCGCCGAGCGCGTCCTGACCGCCTTCCCCACCATGCGCACCGCCGTCCGCGCCAACCGCACCTTCATGCACCGAGCCACCCGCGCCCTGGCCCGGCGCGGCCTGCGCCAGTGGCTGGACATCGGCACCGGCATCCCCACCTCGCCCAACCTCCACGAGGTCGCCCAGGCCGTCGAACCGAGCGCCCGCGTCGTCTACGCCGACAACGACCCCGTCGTCCTGGCCCACTCCCGCGCCCTGATGACCAGCACCCCCCAGGGCCGCACCGCCTACGTCCACGGCGACGTCCGCGACCCCGCCGCGATCCTGACCACCCCCCAGGTCGCCCAGACCCTCGACCTGACCCGCCCCGTGGTCCTGTCGATGATCGCCCTGCTCCACTTCGTCCCCGACCTCGAGGAGGCCCACGCCATCGTCAGGCACCTCCTGGACCCCCTGCCGGCCGGCTCCGCCCTGGTCCTCTCCCACGCCACCGCCGAACTCGACCCGCCCGGCGCCACCAAGGTCGAGGAGATCTACAACCAGGCCGGCACCTCCCTGCGGCTGCGCCCCGAGGCCGAGTTCGCCACCTTCTTCGAAGGCCTGGACCTCCTCGACCCGGGCATCGTCCCCGCCCACCGCTGGCACCCCGAGGGCACCGACGACGACGCCGACCCGCTGCCGGCCACCGTCACCGACGCCCAGGTCTCCTTCTACGCCGCCGTCGCCCTCAAGCCCTGA
- a CDS encoding YihY/virulence factor BrkB family protein, which translates to MNPVERALRALDHAQQHHRAAGMVVGVIKKYGDDRGGLLAALITYYGFVALIPLLLLLSTVLGFVLHGHPHAQQAVVNSALTDFPIIGDQLRQNVHSVQGSGLALVIAVLGMLYGTLGIAQVLQHAMAEIWNVPGVVRPGYWPRLARSLLLFTVLTVGLLLATSAATLVAVALTGPAARIGALVLSALVNTALCLGCFRVLTPKNVPTRALLPGCLLAGPLFTVLQAFGALLVAHQLRHATAVYGFFATVIGLLSWLYLNAQITVYAAETNVVLHRRLWPRSILQPPLTGPDQEVLSSIARQEERRPEEQVSVDFEDEEEESEDGEPPPAG; encoded by the coding sequence ATGAACCCCGTCGAACGCGCCCTGCGCGCCCTCGACCACGCCCAGCAGCACCACCGTGCCGCGGGAATGGTCGTCGGCGTGATCAAGAAGTACGGGGACGACCGCGGCGGCCTGCTCGCCGCCCTGATCACCTACTACGGCTTCGTCGCCCTCATCCCGCTGCTGCTCCTGCTCAGCACCGTCCTCGGCTTCGTCCTGCACGGCCACCCGCACGCCCAGCAGGCCGTCGTCAACTCCGCCCTCACCGACTTCCCCATCATCGGCGACCAGCTGCGCCAGAACGTCCACTCCGTCCAGGGCAGCGGACTGGCCCTGGTCATCGCCGTGCTCGGCATGCTCTACGGCACCCTCGGCATCGCCCAGGTCCTCCAGCACGCCATGGCCGAGATCTGGAACGTGCCCGGCGTGGTCCGCCCCGGCTACTGGCCGCGCCTGGCCCGCAGCCTGCTGCTGTTCACCGTCCTGACCGTCGGACTGCTGCTCGCCACCTCCGCCGCCACCCTCGTCGCCGTCGCCCTCACCGGGCCGGCCGCCCGCATCGGCGCACTCGTCCTCTCCGCCCTGGTCAACACCGCCCTGTGCCTGGGCTGCTTCCGCGTCCTCACCCCGAAGAACGTCCCCACCCGCGCCCTGCTGCCCGGCTGCCTGCTCGCCGGACCCCTGTTCACCGTCCTGCAGGCCTTCGGCGCCCTCCTGGTCGCCCACCAGCTACGGCACGCCACCGCCGTCTACGGGTTCTTCGCCACCGTGATCGGCCTGCTCTCCTGGCTCTACCTGAACGCCCAGATCACCGTGTACGCCGCCGAGACCAACGTGGTCCTGCACCGGCGGCTGTGGCCGCGCAGCATCCTGCAACCACCGCTCACCGGGCCGGACCAGGAGGTCCTGTCGTCCATCGCGCGCCAGGAGGAACGCCGGCCGGAGGAGCAGGTCAGCGTCGACTTCGAGGACGAGGAGGAGGAGAGCGAGGACGGGGAGCCGCCGCCGGCCGGGTAG
- a CDS encoding MFS transporter, with protein MTTTAIAPGPQTQAHTGPADERPPTPVQDPAPLWRNRDFLKFWSGETLSLLGTQVTTLALPLTAVIAFDATPEQVGLLRFLQLVPYLGLALLFGVLVDRMRRRRVMLLANGARMVLIGLIPLLAATHHLDLPVLLTLACAIGVFSVLFDVSWMSFVPTLVKDPKHYVEANQKLGVTSSTADVAGPGLAGLLVGALSAPTALLADAFSYLVSLVTLLTIRTPEPRPEPPAEGRHLGRELAEGLRWVFGDRVLRPLALVAPFCNFSMVSVWTVFVLYAVRDQHLTPTEIGIVFSASSVGGLVGAALSGRVIKRFRLGAVYAVSMTAIFASPLLIPLAHGSKPAVMAVFVGAFFVSYLGLGVAGVVMVSLRQTLTPQPLMGRMNAAFRTLLFGGGSLGGLLGGVIGGALGLREGLAAIAVGSALMLVPLALSPVSRLRELPPPAA; from the coding sequence ATGACCACCACCGCGATCGCGCCCGGCCCGCAGACGCAGGCGCACACCGGCCCGGCCGACGAGCGGCCGCCGACCCCCGTTCAGGACCCGGCCCCGCTGTGGCGCAACCGGGACTTCCTGAAGTTCTGGTCCGGCGAGACGCTGTCCCTGCTCGGCACCCAGGTCACCACCCTCGCCCTGCCGCTCACCGCCGTGATCGCCTTCGACGCCACCCCGGAACAGGTCGGGCTGCTGCGCTTCCTGCAACTGGTCCCCTACCTCGGCCTGGCCCTGCTGTTCGGCGTCCTGGTCGACCGGATGCGGCGCCGGCGCGTCATGCTGCTGGCCAACGGCGCCAGGATGGTGCTCATCGGCCTGATCCCGCTGCTGGCCGCCACCCACCACCTCGACCTGCCGGTGCTGCTCACGCTCGCCTGCGCGATCGGCGTCTTCTCCGTCCTGTTCGACGTCAGCTGGATGTCCTTCGTCCCGACCCTGGTCAAGGACCCGAAGCACTACGTCGAGGCCAACCAGAAGCTCGGCGTCACCTCCTCCACCGCCGACGTCGCCGGCCCCGGCCTGGCCGGGCTGCTGGTCGGCGCCCTGAGCGCGCCGACCGCCCTGCTGGCGGACGCCTTCTCCTACCTGGTCTCGCTCGTGACCCTGCTGACCATCCGCACCCCCGAGCCGCGCCCCGAACCCCCGGCGGAAGGGCGGCACCTCGGGCGGGAACTCGCCGAAGGACTGCGCTGGGTCTTCGGCGACCGCGTCCTGCGCCCGCTCGCCCTCGTGGCGCCGTTCTGCAACTTCTCGATGGTCTCGGTGTGGACGGTGTTCGTCCTCTACGCGGTGCGCGACCAGCACCTGACGCCCACCGAGATCGGCATCGTCTTCTCCGCCTCCTCGGTCGGCGGCCTGGTCGGCGCGGCCCTGTCCGGACGGGTCATCAAGCGGTTCCGCCTCGGCGCGGTCTACGCGGTGTCGATGACGGCGATCTTCGCGAGCCCGCTGCTGATCCCGCTCGCCCACGGCTCCAAGCCGGCCGTCATGGCCGTGTTCGTCGGCGCGTTCTTCGTCAGCTACCTGGGCCTGGGCGTGGCCGGCGTGGTGATGGTCAGCCTGCGCCAGACGCTGACCCCGCAGCCGCTCATGGGCCGGATGAACGCGGCCTTCCGCACGCTGCTGTTCGGCGGCGGCTCGCTGGGCGGCCTGCTCGGCGGCGTCATCGGCGGCGCACTGGGACTGCGCGAGGGGCTCGCCGCGATCGCCGTCGGCTCCGCCCTGATGCTCGTCCCGCTGGCCCTGTCCCCCGTCAGCCGGCTGCGCGAACTGCCCCCGCCCGCCGCCTGA
- a CDS encoding CGNR zinc finger domain-containing protein yields the protein MVSVTASKAPAGSAPPLAVAFANTLVATRGKVRDTLAAPEDLTAWLTPDTPDAAGTAPGAALGEADLTAFRALRDAIRAVLRAFVDGEPAPADEVERINEASAAAPRWPVLVADGAGYAVTRRTDRAPVPAALGALAHDAAALLTGPLAADLRACHGPGCVQFFVKDHPRREWCGPGCGNRARAARHYHRQRGHSA from the coding sequence ATGGTTTCCGTCACCGCTTCGAAAGCCCCGGCCGGGTCCGCCCCGCCGCTCGCCGTCGCGTTCGCGAACACCCTGGTCGCCACCCGGGGCAAGGTCCGCGACACCCTCGCCGCCCCGGAGGACCTCACCGCCTGGCTCACCCCTGACACCCCCGACGCCGCTGGCACTGCCCCCGGCGCCGCGCTCGGCGAGGCCGACCTGACGGCCTTCCGGGCGCTGCGCGACGCGATCCGCGCCGTCCTGCGCGCCTTCGTCGACGGCGAACCGGCCCCCGCCGACGAGGTCGAGCGGATCAACGAGGCGTCCGCCGCCGCCCCGCGCTGGCCGGTCCTGGTCGCCGACGGCGCCGGGTACGCCGTCACCCGGCGCACCGACCGCGCCCCCGTCCCCGCCGCGCTCGGCGCCCTCGCCCACGATGCCGCCGCCCTGCTCACCGGCCCGCTCGCCGCCGACCTGCGGGCCTGCCACGGGCCGGGCTGCGTCCAGTTCTTCGTCAAGGACCACCCGCGCCGCGAGTGGTGCGGCCCCGGCTGCGGCAACCGCGCCCGCGCCGCCCGGCACTACCACCGCCAGCGCGGGCACTCGGCGTAG
- a CDS encoding CGNR zinc finger domain-containing protein: protein MDFDSHNTAMVQGTADLVNLATPGLSRTRPYQPPPDGELAERTNAVLRTADRHASALDEVQAVRLAALAPRLRAVFEHLAAGDQDRAAGAANALLADLRPFPVLERHRDEPWHLYFRSTPGDEASDWAARLTLGLATALGSRFASRLGLCSAPACDRVYVDVSRNGTRRFCSTACQNRVKSAAHRARAQGAEQQGG, encoded by the coding sequence GTGGACTTCGACAGTCACAACACCGCGATGGTGCAGGGCACGGCGGACCTGGTGAACCTCGCCACCCCGGGCCTGTCCCGCACCCGCCCCTACCAGCCCCCGCCCGACGGCGAACTGGCCGAGCGGACCAACGCCGTGCTGCGTACGGCCGACCGCCACGCCAGCGCGCTCGACGAGGTCCAGGCGGTGCGGCTGGCGGCCCTGGCCCCGCGGCTGCGGGCGGTCTTCGAGCACCTCGCGGCCGGCGACCAGGACCGCGCGGCCGGGGCCGCCAACGCCCTGCTGGCGGACCTGCGCCCGTTCCCGGTCCTGGAACGCCACCGTGACGAGCCCTGGCACCTCTACTTCCGCAGCACCCCCGGCGACGAGGCCTCCGACTGGGCCGCCCGCCTCACCCTGGGCCTCGCCACCGCCCTGGGCAGCCGCTTCGCCTCCCGGCTGGGGCTGTGCTCGGCCCCCGCCTGCGACCGGGTCTACGTCGACGTATCGCGCAACGGCACCCGGCGCTTCTGCTCCACCGCCTGCCAGAACCGCGTCAAGTCCGCCGCTCACCGCGCCCGCGCCCAGGGGGCCGAGCAGCAGGGGGGCTGA
- a CDS encoding MFS transporter, with product MSTATSPETRPRPSTWSRTSATGRALLTTVLATGVTTFMFLPLLALHLSATGTPVGRVGLLIALLSLCGQGFSVISGLLVDRVGARATTTAGFALRIAGYLLIAAGGPALTPGIAAVGIGGSLLVLSVKARLVTEAAAHDDTRGMLALRSTFGNVGVVLGPALGALAYPLGFDTILAAAVLSHLLLGFHLTFLAKDEPAAPQPPHTTHPAAAPTPAPGRRGPVLLFTAAIAYWAIYSQLNTLIPLTAKALTGTSTAISVVFTLNGALVLLCQYTLLRRHLAHLPPRTLLAAGFAAFALAYLALLPQAGWLSLLLFTVPATLAEMLIGPSLDELAVTTAPQRRTGRALGLLGLAGAIGSPLGAAAGTHLLQALNGGPGLWLTITTVAALAAATCLLLPRAPR from the coding sequence GTGTCCACCGCCACCTCACCCGAGACCCGCCCGCGCCCCTCCACCTGGTCCCGCACCTCCGCCACCGGACGGGCCCTGCTCACCACCGTCCTGGCCACCGGCGTCACCACCTTCATGTTCCTGCCGCTGCTCGCCCTGCACCTGAGCGCCACCGGCACCCCGGTGGGACGGGTCGGACTGCTCATCGCACTGCTCTCGCTGTGCGGACAGGGCTTCTCGGTGATATCCGGCCTCCTCGTGGACCGCGTCGGCGCCCGCGCCACCACCACCGCCGGCTTCGCCCTGCGCATCGCCGGCTACCTGCTGATCGCCGCCGGGGGACCGGCCCTGACACCCGGCATCGCGGCCGTCGGCATCGGCGGCTCCCTGCTGGTGCTCTCCGTCAAGGCCCGCCTGGTCACCGAGGCCGCCGCACACGACGACACCCGCGGCATGCTCGCCCTGCGCTCCACCTTCGGCAACGTCGGCGTGGTCCTCGGCCCCGCCCTCGGCGCACTCGCCTACCCGCTCGGCTTCGACACCATCCTCGCCGCCGCCGTCCTCTCCCACCTCCTCCTCGGCTTCCACCTGACCTTCCTCGCCAAGGACGAACCCGCCGCGCCCCAGCCCCCGCACACCACCCACCCCGCCGCCGCACCCACCCCGGCCCCCGGCCGCCGCGGACCGGTCCTGCTGTTCACCGCCGCCATCGCCTACTGGGCCATATACAGCCAGCTCAACACGCTCATCCCGCTCACCGCCAAGGCCCTCACCGGCACCAGCACGGCCATCTCCGTCGTCTTCACCCTCAACGGCGCCCTCGTCCTGCTCTGCCAGTACACCCTGCTGCGCCGCCACCTCGCCCACCTGCCGCCGCGCACCCTGCTCGCCGCCGGCTTCGCCGCCTTCGCCCTCGCCTACCTCGCCCTGCTCCCGCAAGCCGGATGGCTGTCCCTGCTGCTGTTCACCGTGCCGGCCACCCTCGCCGAAATGCTGATCGGCCCCAGCCTGGACGAACTGGCCGTCACCACCGCCCCCCAGCGCCGCACCGGCCGCGCCCTGGGCCTGCTCGGCCTCGCCGGAGCCATCGGCTCCCCCCTGGGCGCAGCCGCGGGCACCCACCTCCTCCAGGCCCTGAACGGCGGCCCCGGCCTCTGGCTCACCATCACCACCGTCGCCGCCCTCGCCGCCGCCACCTGCCTCCTCCTCCCGCGCGCACCCCGCTGA
- a CDS encoding vWA domain-containing protein, whose protein sequence is MSANRIKHKVNHVSLVVDKSGSMGQHQAQLIRVVDEFVKGLQEESDRLGHETRISLYAFDHEVQNLVWDMDVKHLPSLRGLYRVDNGATALIEAAVKSVDDLKNIWEGYGEHSFLQVVVTDGEENASGFSQTGQMHTRMNGGQGATVLRTWRDRIQGAMDDLPEHWTSAILVPNSLAKRTAQEYGFPAGNIAIWDADSTKGVEEAIGTVKSAATSFLRGREHGVRGTKNLFAMGQDLNTADVKANLDPLDTGKYILIPVDQHTPIRDFVTSAGHQYKTGCAFYELSKREKIQGNKQLAVAEKDPATGRMTGRVFSGPAARRLLGLPTAEATVKPGENPSYTVFVQSTSVNRKLVPGTKLLVLL, encoded by the coding sequence ATGTCCGCGAACAGGATCAAGCACAAGGTCAACCACGTCTCGCTGGTCGTCGACAAGTCCGGCTCGATGGGCCAGCACCAGGCCCAACTCATCCGCGTCGTCGACGAGTTCGTCAAGGGCCTGCAGGAGGAGTCCGACCGCCTCGGCCACGAAACCCGGATCAGCCTCTACGCCTTCGACCACGAAGTGCAGAACCTCGTCTGGGACATGGACGTCAAGCACCTGCCCTCCCTGCGCGGCCTCTACCGCGTCGACAACGGCGCCACCGCCCTCATCGAGGCCGCCGTGAAGTCCGTCGACGACCTGAAGAACATCTGGGAGGGCTACGGCGAGCACTCCTTCCTCCAGGTCGTCGTCACCGACGGCGAGGAGAACGCCTCCGGCTTCTCCCAGACCGGCCAGATGCACACCCGCATGAACGGCGGCCAGGGCGCCACCGTCCTGCGCACCTGGCGGGACCGCATCCAGGGCGCCATGGACGACCTCCCCGAGCACTGGACCTCCGCGATCCTGGTCCCCAACTCCCTCGCCAAGCGCACCGCCCAGGAGTACGGCTTCCCCGCCGGCAACATCGCGATCTGGGACGCCGACTCCACCAAGGGCGTCGAAGAGGCCATCGGCACCGTCAAGTCCGCCGCCACCAGCTTCCTGCGCGGCCGCGAACACGGCGTACGCGGCACCAAGAACCTCTTCGCCATGGGCCAGGACCTCAACACCGCCGACGTCAAGGCCAACCTCGACCCCCTCGACACCGGCAAGTACATCCTGATCCCCGTCGACCAGCACACCCCCATCCGCGACTTCGTCACCAGCGCCGGCCACCAGTACAAGACCGGCTGCGCCTTCTACGAACTCTCCAAGCGCGAGAAGATCCAGGGCAACAAGCAACTCGCCGTCGCCGAGAAGGACCCGGCCACCGGCCGGATGACCGGCCGCGTCTTCTCCGGCCCCGCCGCCCGCCGACTCCTCGGCCTGCCCACCGCGGAAGCCACCGTCAAGCCCGGCGAGAACCCCTCCTACACCGTCTTCGTCCAGTCGACCTCGGTCAACCGCAAGCTCGTCCCCGGCACCAAGCTCCTCGTCCTCCTGTAG
- a CDS encoding MerR family transcriptional regulator, whose protein sequence is MTTGQAGTALGCSIPTVRKLMATGVVPGVRESGRQVFPLAALQQLQARPAADLSALGTPEVAVLRSDAPARVEEPDRTWIGFGTALDQAQLLAALSGWWRCDPARVAAGAVLPVTVAGFVVAVLTGLAEWESDGTAGTTGRHRFTKARLAGYLTDLTTPANAATPTDPQDARMAGLLLGTRLPSLSGGPIAYVPASPTATADEGE, encoded by the coding sequence GTGACGACCGGGCAGGCCGGGACGGCGCTGGGGTGCTCGATCCCGACGGTGAGGAAGCTGATGGCCACCGGCGTGGTCCCGGGCGTGCGCGAGAGCGGCCGGCAGGTGTTCCCGCTGGCCGCGCTCCAGCAGTTGCAGGCCCGGCCCGCCGCCGACCTGAGCGCCCTCGGCACGCCCGAGGTGGCGGTGCTGCGCTCGGACGCCCCCGCACGGGTCGAGGAACCGGACCGGACCTGGATCGGCTTCGGCACCGCGCTGGACCAGGCGCAGCTGCTGGCCGCGCTGTCCGGCTGGTGGCGCTGCGACCCGGCCCGGGTCGCGGCCGGCGCCGTGCTGCCGGTGACGGTCGCCGGGTTCGTCGTCGCGGTGCTGACCGGCCTGGCCGAGTGGGAGTCCGACGGCACCGCCGGCACCACGGGCCGCCACCGCTTCACCAAGGCCCGCCTGGCCGGCTACCTGACCGACCTCACCACCCCCGCCAACGCCGCCACCCCCACCGACCCGCAGGACGCCCGCATGGCGGGCCTGCTGCTCGGCACCCGCCTCCCGTCGCTCTCCGGTGGCCCGATCGCCTACGTCCCCGCCAGCCCGACCGCCACCGCCGACGAGGGGGAGTAA
- a CDS encoding helix-turn-helix domain containing protein, translating to MSPADPQNPNEAARLTQQLIDQGYSKRQVAKMLGRDASLVSQFFTKGKGAAFVGALRQVVRAVRGGERDQDALAGIAEANTVRRRTKTGQKARVRGKDTVGVPGESMAGRAGRQAIRSGASHLAPVVHETGRAGGRLAFTVRMKADQYVYSAGSEQDSAGLRRGFIPRADGTEERTYGSASTGGFDAAEWSQRVADHHGDVTEAVRAWLVETGRAVEDADIRYLEVRGWIPE from the coding sequence GTGAGCCCGGCCGACCCGCAGAACCCGAACGAAGCCGCCAGGCTGACCCAGCAGCTCATCGACCAGGGCTACAGCAAGCGGCAGGTCGCCAAGATGCTCGGCCGCGACGCCTCCTTGGTCAGCCAGTTCTTCACCAAGGGCAAGGGCGCCGCGTTCGTCGGCGCGCTGCGCCAGGTAGTCCGCGCGGTGCGCGGCGGAGAGCGCGACCAGGACGCCCTGGCAGGCATCGCCGAAGCCAACACCGTCCGCCGCCGCACCAAGACGGGGCAGAAGGCCAGGGTGCGGGGCAAGGACACGGTCGGGGTGCCGGGGGAGTCGATGGCCGGCCGCGCCGGGCGCCAGGCCATCCGCTCCGGTGCGAGCCATCTCGCGCCGGTCGTCCACGAGACCGGCCGAGCCGGCGGCCGCCTGGCCTTCACCGTCCGGATGAAGGCTGACCAGTACGTGTACTCGGCCGGGTCGGAGCAGGACTCCGCCGGCCTGCGCCGCGGGTTCATCCCCCGCGCGGACGGCACCGAGGAACGCACCTACGGCTCCGCCTCCACCGGCGGCTTCGACGCCGCCGAGTGGTCCCAGCGCGTCGCCGACCACCACGGCGACGTCACCGAGGCCGTGCGCGCTTGGCTGGTGGAGACCGGCCGCGCCGTCGAGGACGCGGACATCCGGTACCTGGAGGTCCGCGGCTGGATCCCCGAGTAG